One stretch of Streptomyces sp. NBC_01363 DNA includes these proteins:
- the mug gene encoding G/U mismatch-specific DNA glycosylase, translating to MTPEEFQAARDRTVPDVVAGGLRVLFCGINPSLMTGATGHHFAHPGNRFWPVLHRSGFTPRQLKPAEQTELLRYGLGVTNVVARATARADELSAEEFREGGRILAAKVEDLRPQWLAVVGVTAYRTAFGRRTARIGPQDHTIGGARVWALPNPSGLNAHWTAQTMAEEYGRLLASVDRDTAITTEKP from the coding sequence ATGACGCCCGAAGAGTTCCAGGCCGCCCGCGACCGCACCGTTCCCGATGTGGTCGCGGGCGGCCTGCGTGTGCTGTTCTGCGGGATCAACCCGAGCCTGATGACGGGGGCGACGGGCCACCACTTCGCCCACCCCGGCAACCGGTTCTGGCCGGTACTCCATCGGTCCGGCTTCACGCCTCGGCAGTTGAAGCCGGCCGAACAGACCGAATTGCTGCGGTACGGCCTGGGCGTCACCAATGTGGTCGCCCGTGCCACCGCTCGGGCGGACGAGCTGTCCGCCGAGGAGTTCCGCGAGGGCGGCCGGATCCTGGCAGCCAAGGTCGAAGACCTGCGACCGCAGTGGCTGGCTGTCGTAGGGGTCACGGCGTACCGGACGGCCTTCGGCAGGCGAACCGCCCGTATCGGTCCGCAGGACCACACCATCGGCGGCGCCCGTGTCTGGGCCCTGCCCAACCCCAGCGGCCTGAACGCCCACTGGACCGCTCAGACGATGGCTGAGGAGTACGGACGCCTCCTTGCCTCCGTCGACCGCGACACCGCCATCACCACCGAGAAACCCTGA